In Achromobacter spanius, the following proteins share a genomic window:
- a CDS encoding S-layer protein, with protein sequence MQFEVSRLRRAIMPLSLACVTLLSACGNDDDNEAAVAPTPPVVTEPAPTPVETGAWTTGDLHVHTYQSDDAQVSLESALDQAFDRYKLDWAALSNHLRLSNRDHTGTTLAGGAIPFSTGMALYEVPFIKTAQAAGRYAGKIIFSSFEWDMPTHDHVNIGIGTDDPLSDKSLTAVAEFEYLFTNRAPALFDPLLVSRLSGETRAYTTHADSLAALKWLRDKHPDSYMLLNHPSRYAGKYTVAQLREMNDLAPNVFFAIEGMVGNQMEPDRGGYAEAYTAGFLPNRTYGGVDYLVAHLGGTWDALLGEGRRIWTVADSDFHFRTASGLYSSGYAPGEYAKTHVWKDGDNMAAVVAGLKSGRVFGVFGDLIDALDFQAQGAAGTVHMGGELQATKGEKVEVTIRFRSPDSNNYEYPIESGNPTYVKPTVNHVDLIVGDVGARAAAGTPDYDADTNPTTRVLARFTRADWTVDADGYNVIKTTVTADKSQYLRLRGTNLGVDVAGETAAGEPLPDAKVDLADNVARFNAINARNYNDLWFYSNPVFVTVAQ encoded by the coding sequence ATGCAGTTCGAAGTATCCCGCTTGCGCCGGGCCATCATGCCCTTGTCCCTGGCTTGCGTCACCCTGTTGAGCGCCTGCGGTAACGATGACGATAATGAAGCCGCCGTCGCCCCCACGCCTCCGGTCGTCACGGAGCCGGCCCCCACGCCCGTCGAAACCGGCGCCTGGACCACGGGTGACCTGCACGTGCACACCTACCAATCGGACGACGCGCAAGTCAGCCTGGAAAGCGCGCTGGACCAGGCGTTTGACCGCTACAAGCTGGACTGGGCCGCGCTCTCGAACCACCTGCGGTTGTCGAACCGCGACCATACCGGCACGACGTTGGCCGGCGGCGCCATTCCGTTTTCCACCGGCATGGCCTTGTATGAAGTGCCCTTCATCAAGACCGCGCAGGCAGCCGGCCGTTATGCCGGCAAGATCATTTTCTCGTCCTTCGAATGGGACATGCCGACGCATGACCACGTCAACATCGGCATCGGCACGGATGACCCGCTGTCGGACAAGTCGCTCACGGCCGTGGCCGAATTCGAGTACCTGTTCACCAACCGCGCCCCCGCCCTGTTCGACCCCTTGCTGGTGTCGCGCCTGTCTGGCGAAACCCGCGCCTACACCACGCATGCGGATTCGCTGGCGGCGCTGAAGTGGCTGCGCGACAAGCATCCCGACAGCTACATGCTGTTGAATCACCCGTCGCGGTACGCAGGCAAGTACACCGTGGCGCAATTACGCGAGATGAATGACCTGGCGCCCAATGTCTTCTTCGCCATCGAAGGCATGGTGGGCAACCAGATGGAACCCGACCGCGGCGGCTACGCCGAGGCCTATACCGCCGGTTTCCTGCCCAACCGCACCTATGGCGGCGTGGACTACCTGGTGGCGCATCTGGGCGGCACGTGGGACGCGCTGCTGGGCGAAGGCCGGCGCATCTGGACGGTGGCGGATTCCGACTTCCATTTCCGTACCGCCTCGGGCCTGTATAGCTCGGGCTATGCGCCCGGCGAATACGCCAAGACGCACGTCTGGAAAGACGGCGACAACATGGCGGCGGTGGTGGCCGGCCTGAAAAGCGGCCGCGTGTTCGGTGTGTTCGGCGACCTGATCGATGCCCTGGACTTCCAGGCGCAAGGCGCGGCCGGCACCGTGCACATGGGCGGCGAACTGCAAGCCACGAAGGGCGAAAAGGTGGAAGTCACCATCCGCTTTCGCAGCCCGGACAGCAACAACTATGAATACCCGATCGAAAGCGGCAACCCCACCTACGTCAAGCCCACCGTCAACCACGTGGACCTGATCGTGGGTGACGTGGGCGCGCGCGCCGCCGCCGGCACGCCCGATTACGACGCCGACACTAACCCGACCACCCGCGTGCTGGCCCGCTTCACGCGCGCCGACTGGACGGTGGACGCCGACGGCTACAACGTCATCAAGACCACGGTGACCGCGGACAAGAGCCAGTATCTGCGCCTGCGCGGCACCAACCTGGGCGTGGACGTGGCCGGCGAAACCGCCGCAGGCGAACCGCTGCCTGACGCCAAGGTGGACCTGGCCGATAACGTCGCGCGCTTCAACGCCATCAACGCGCGCAACTACAACGACCTGTGGTTCTATTCGAACCCGGTGTTCGTGACGGTCGCGCAGTGA